The Methanoculleus marisnigri JR1 genome window below encodes:
- the radA gene encoding DNA repair and recombination protein RadA, giving the protein MSEIDLEDLPGVGATTAEKLREAGYGTVESVATATTSDLAEAAEIGEATAKKVILAARKMADIGGFKTGRDILDKRKDIKKLRTLVPEFDELVGGGLETQAITEVYGEFGSGKSQLVHQMAVNAQLPEELGGLGGGVIYVDTENTFRPERIEQMLNGLPEEAEIGEIEEVLERIHVARAHSSDHQMLLLETARELANDLRTSDYPVRLFVIDSLTSLFRSEYAGRGTLAPRQQKLNRHMHDLLKLIDDHNAVGLVTNQVMSNPGILFGDPTKPIGGNIVGHTATFRLYLRKSKGGKRVARLVDSPNLPEGEAAFMVEQAGLKPC; this is encoded by the coding sequence ATGTCAGAGATTGATCTTGAAGATTTACCCGGCGTCGGAGCGACCACTGCCGAAAAGCTCCGCGAAGCCGGATACGGGACCGTCGAGAGCGTTGCGACGGCCACCACGTCGGATCTCGCCGAGGCGGCGGAGATCGGCGAGGCCACCGCAAAGAAAGTGATTCTCGCCGCCCGGAAGATGGCGGATATCGGGGGGTTCAAGACCGGCCGCGATATCCTCGATAAGAGGAAAGATATCAAGAAGCTCAGGACGCTGGTCCCCGAGTTCGACGAGCTGGTCGGCGGCGGCCTCGAGACGCAGGCGATCACGGAGGTCTACGGCGAGTTCGGGTCCGGCAAGAGCCAGCTCGTCCACCAGATGGCCGTCAACGCCCAGCTCCCCGAAGAACTCGGCGGGCTCGGCGGGGGGGTCATCTACGTCGATACCGAGAACACCTTCCGGCCTGAGCGGATCGAGCAGATGCTGAACGGCCTCCCCGAAGAGGCGGAGATCGGAGAGATCGAGGAGGTCCTCGAACGGATTCACGTCGCGCGGGCGCACAGTTCCGACCACCAGATGCTGCTCCTCGAGACGGCACGGGAACTCGCAAACGACCTGCGGACCTCCGATTACCCGGTCAGGCTCTTCGTCATCGACTCGTTGACGTCGCTCTTCCGCTCGGAGTACGCGGGACGGGGCACCCTTGCTCCCCGGCAGCAGAAACTGAACCGCCACATGCACGACCTCCTGAAACTGATCGACGACCACAACGCCGTCGGCCTCGTGACCAACCAGGTGATGTCGAACCCCGGCATCCTCTTCGGCGACCCCACGAAACCGATCGGCGGCAACATCGTCGGTCACACCGCAACCTTCCGGCTCTATCTCAGGAAGAGCAAGGGCGGCAAGAGGGTCGCCCGCCTGGTGGACAGCCCGAACCTCCCCGAGGGCGAGGCGGCGTTCATGGTCGAGCAGGCAGGGCTCAAACCGTGCTGA
- a CDS encoding phosphoglycolate phosphatase, giving the protein MLKTLVTDVDGTITDRRRRINTAAVETIRTLVDAGIEVVLASGNTVCFMDGLCKMVGTDGTIIGENGGVYRRGFSGTLRIPGDQEVCREAFKVLNDYFAGKGVELELYSAQYRFADVAFARNIDPDEARAIIRDHGLPVRVLDTGFAIHLQTPGVSKGTALVELAREMGLSPSEMMAVGDSENDIEMLEAAGIGVAVRNAPVRTLSAADWVSEEGYGDGFVEAVKKYYPYLFSR; this is encoded by the coding sequence GTGCTGAAGACGCTCGTAACGGACGTCGACGGCACCATCACCGACCGGCGGCGGCGGATCAACACCGCTGCCGTCGAGACCATCCGGACGCTCGTCGACGCCGGGATAGAGGTGGTGCTCGCAAGCGGCAACACCGTCTGCTTCATGGACGGGCTCTGCAAGATGGTCGGGACGGACGGGACAATCATCGGCGAGAACGGCGGCGTCTACCGGAGGGGGTTTTCAGGCACCCTCCGCATCCCCGGCGACCAGGAGGTCTGCCGGGAAGCCTTCAAGGTGCTCAACGACTATTTTGCCGGAAAAGGCGTCGAACTCGAACTCTACAGTGCGCAGTACCGGTTCGCCGACGTTGCCTTCGCCCGGAACATCGACCCCGATGAGGCAAGAGCGATCATCCGCGACCACGGCCTCCCCGTCCGGGTGCTCGATACCGGGTTTGCAATCCACCTTCAGACCCCCGGCGTGAGCAAAGGGACGGCGCTCGTGGAACTTGCCCGTGAGATGGGGCTTTCCCCCTCCGAGATGATGGCCGTCGGAGACTCCGAAAACGATATCGAGATGCTCGAGGCTGCCGGCATCGGCGTCGCTGTGCGAAATGCCCCGGTACGGACCCTGTCGGCGGCGGACTGGGTCTCCGAAGAAGGTTACGGGGACGGATTCGTGGAAGCGGTAAAAAAGTATTATCCCTATCTCTTCAGCAGGTAG
- a CDS encoding PRC-barrel domain-containing protein, with protein MSKTFCRSLAKKKVMSNDGMLIGTIKNIIVDLNTGQVADLLVKPDETFKTDGYRTDGDKMLVPFEAVKDIKDYVVVDRYLLKR; from the coding sequence ATGAGCAAAACTTTCTGCCGCTCCCTTGCCAAGAAGAAAGTGATGAGTAACGATGGCATGCTCATCGGGACCATCAAGAATATCATCGTCGACCTCAACACGGGGCAGGTAGCCGACCTGCTCGTCAAACCGGACGAGACGTTCAAGACCGACGGCTACAGGACGGACGGAGACAAGATGCTCGTGCCGTTCGAGGCGGTGAAGGACATAAAAGATTACGTCGTCGTCGACCGCTACCTGCTGAAGAGATAG
- a CDS encoding histone family protein gives MTDIPLAPVGRIVKKSGAERVSSDANEELAKLMEQYASRIAKEAIKLAGHAGRKTVKATDVRMAAETVK, from the coding sequence ATGACTGATATACCACTGGCACCTGTTGGCAGAATTGTAAAGAAGTCCGGCGCGGAACGTGTGAGTTCCGATGCGAATGAAGAGCTCGCAAAATTGATGGAGCAGTATGCGTCACGGATCGCGAAAGAGGCGATCAAGCTGGCGGGCCACGCAGGCAGGAAGACGGTCAAGGCAACCGATGTCCGGATGGCGGCCGAAACCGTGAAGTAA
- a CDS encoding CBS domain-containing protein, with the protein MELSPIQKDILITLITLYHQSSHSIKGEEIAEVLKRNPGTVRNQMQALKALGLVDGVPGPKGGYSPTAGAYRELNLGDLEHQSEVPIFRDGERVKGVRVRELGFTTLCHPDLCQAMVRIIGSVKLFRVGDMVSIGPTPVNKLLVRGEVFGMDENLQALLISVSEMISLPKQPIKHYMSTPLLTLPLTATLRDAVRLFNAHHIHGAPVLKDGGDLAGIVTLSDIVRGLDEGLTLDAPVAGVMTADVVEAPSTIRLYELVGRFKEREIGRLIVVEDGKPVGIVTQTDIIRVFPSL; encoded by the coding sequence ATGGAGCTCTCTCCGATTCAGAAGGATATCCTGATAACTCTGATTACCCTATACCATCAGTCTTCCCACTCTATAAAAGGTGAGGAGATCGCGGAGGTGCTGAAGCGCAACCCCGGCACCGTCCGCAACCAGATGCAGGCCTTGAAGGCCCTCGGGCTGGTCGACGGCGTTCCCGGCCCCAAAGGAGGGTACAGCCCGACCGCAGGTGCGTACAGGGAACTGAATCTCGGGGATCTCGAGCACCAGTCCGAGGTGCCGATCTTCCGCGACGGCGAGAGGGTGAAGGGTGTCCGCGTCAGGGAACTCGGGTTCACCACCCTCTGCCACCCCGACCTGTGCCAGGCGATGGTCAGGATCATCGGGAGCGTGAAGCTCTTCCGCGTCGGGGATATGGTCTCGATCGGACCCACGCCGGTGAATAAACTTCTCGTCCGCGGCGAGGTCTTCGGGATGGACGAGAACCTGCAGGCGCTTCTTATCAGCGTCTCCGAGATGATATCCCTCCCCAAACAGCCTATCAAGCACTATATGAGCACCCCGCTTCTGACCCTGCCGCTCACCGCCACCCTGCGCGATGCCGTCCGCCTCTTCAATGCCCATCATATCCACGGCGCGCCGGTGCTGAAGGACGGCGGCGACCTTGCGGGCATCGTAACGCTGAGCGATATCGTCCGCGGCCTGGATGAGGGCCTGACCCTGGATGCGCCCGTCGCAGGGGTCATGACCGCCGATGTGGTGGAAGCGCCGTCAACGATCCGGCTCTACGAACTCGTGGGCCGGTTCAAGGAACGGGAGATCGGGAGGTTGATTGTGGTCGAGGACGGCAAGCCCGTCGGGATCGTTACCCAGACCGATATTATTCGGGTCTTTCCCTCACTTTGA
- a CDS encoding NOG1 family protein, translating into MEFETIPTVPTADEVLDRSLRRAAAKKKLKTNVDTANEEFVRAVAKAIHDKLKSVVSSFPSFERLSPFYQEAADILVSLDRLKRSLGAVNWAADQIWVIGSGYARSMRSGVDTPPKRRQAVARIASIVHQVEDDLVYLNEARNILRKLPHVNDDDFTVVVAGFPNVGKSSFIRLVSTAEPEIAAYPFTTKGIVVGHREIGKRDRIQFIDTPGVLERPADERNPIERQAVSAIINTADVVLFILDASEHCGYSLDDQNRLLEEVHRLVDVPVVTVANKSDIRGIEGYPAMSTLTGEGVGAVLDLLLAFRKEATKTNLREPPQPETQE; encoded by the coding sequence GTGGAATTCGAAACCATCCCGACCGTTCCTACGGCGGACGAAGTGCTCGACCGCAGTCTTCGCAGGGCGGCAGCCAAGAAGAAGCTGAAGACCAACGTCGATACCGCGAACGAGGAGTTCGTGAGAGCGGTCGCGAAAGCCATCCACGACAAATTAAAGAGTGTGGTCAGCTCGTTTCCGAGCTTCGAGCGCCTCTCGCCCTTTTACCAGGAGGCGGCCGACATCCTCGTCTCGCTCGACCGGCTGAAACGATCCCTCGGCGCCGTCAACTGGGCGGCCGACCAGATCTGGGTCATCGGCTCCGGTTACGCCCGCAGCATGCGATCCGGAGTAGACACACCCCCAAAACGGCGGCAGGCCGTCGCCCGCATAGCCTCCATCGTTCACCAGGTGGAAGACGATCTCGTATACTTAAACGAGGCCCGGAACATCCTGCGGAAACTCCCGCACGTGAACGACGACGACTTCACCGTGGTGGTTGCGGGATTCCCAAATGTAGGGAAATCCTCATTTATCCGGCTTGTCTCCACGGCGGAACCCGAGATCGCCGCCTACCCGTTCACCACCAAGGGGATCGTCGTCGGCCACCGCGAGATCGGCAAGCGCGACCGGATCCAGTTCATCGACACACCCGGGGTTCTTGAGCGCCCGGCGGACGAGAGGAACCCCATCGAGCGGCAGGCGGTCAGCGCCATCATCAACACGGCCGACGTCGTCCTCTTCATCCTGGACGCAAGCGAACACTGCGGCTACTCGCTCGACGACCAGAACCGGCTCCTTGAGGAGGTACACCGGCTCGTCGACGTGCCGGTGGTGACGGTCGCAAACAAGTCGGATATCCGGGGGATCGAGGGCTACCCGGCGATGTCCACCCTCACCGGCGAAGGGGTGGGGGCGGTGCTGGACCTCCTGCTCGCGTTCAGAAAGGAAGCCACGAAAACGAACCTGCGAGAGCCGCCCCAACCAGAAACCCAAGAATAG
- a CDS encoding presenilin family intramembrane aspartyl protease PSH: MQIRDWLPLLGMPLMLLFVQIIAIVLVMPMQAAGLVAFEDPESVANPLIFIGMLLAFTLVLLVLLRTGGRRFIAAFIGFALFMTFLYIFGALSLLALGPTTAAAAGTLIGAVAVTALLYLYPEWYVIDILGVLISAGVASIFGISLAVLPVLVLLVLLAVYDAISVYRTKHMITLAEGVLETKAPIMVVVPKRADYSFRKEGLNISEGEERGAFVMGMGDLIMPSILVASSHVFVDAPAVLWTLSAPTLGAMVGSLVGLAVLLYFVNKGNPQAGLPPLNGGAILGFLVGAALAGSFSWLPF; encoded by the coding sequence ATGCAGATACGCGACTGGCTGCCTCTTCTTGGAATGCCCCTGATGCTTTTGTTCGTCCAGATCATCGCTATCGTCCTCGTCATGCCGATGCAGGCGGCGGGGCTTGTTGCGTTTGAAGATCCCGAATCGGTGGCGAATCCCCTGATATTTATAGGGATGCTGCTCGCCTTCACCCTGGTCCTGCTCGTCCTGCTCCGGACGGGGGGTCGGCGTTTTATCGCTGCGTTCATCGGGTTTGCCCTCTTCATGACGTTCCTCTACATATTCGGTGCGCTCTCTCTCCTCGCGCTCGGGCCCACCACCGCCGCGGCGGCGGGGACGCTCATCGGTGCCGTTGCGGTGACTGCGCTCCTCTACCTCTACCCGGAATGGTACGTCATCGATATCCTCGGCGTGCTGATATCCGCCGGGGTTGCCTCCATCTTCGGGATATCCCTCGCCGTCCTGCCGGTGCTCGTGCTGCTCGTGCTGCTCGCGGTCTACGACGCCATATCGGTCTACCGGACGAAACACATGATCACGCTGGCCGAAGGCGTCCTCGAGACGAAGGCGCCCATAATGGTCGTGGTTCCGAAGAGAGCGGACTACTCGTTCAGGAAAGAGGGGCTCAACATCAGTGAGGGGGAGGAGCGCGGCGCGTTCGTCATGGGTATGGGCGATCTCATCATGCCCTCGATCCTTGTCGCGTCGTCGCACGTCTTCGTGGATGCGCCCGCAGTCCTCTGGACCCTCTCCGCCCCGACACTCGGCGCGATGGTGGGGTCGCTCGTCGGCCTTGCGGTGCTCCTCTACTTTGTCAACAAGGGCAACCCCCAGGCGGGTCTCCCCCCCTTAAACGGCGGGGCTATTCTTGGGTTTCTGGTTGGGGCGGCTCTCGCAGGTTCGTTTTCGTGGCTTCCTTTCTGA
- the fen gene encoding flap endonuclease-1: protein MGVAIRDILADCKETLTWDDLSGIAALDAHNALYQFLSIIRQPDGTPLMNGAGRITSHLSGILFRTVNFLEKGIRPVFVFDGKPPEFKQETINERREHRARADEAWKTALREGDMEEAYKQASASARIDSHTIASSRELLDLLGIPWVQAPSEGEAQAAYMARQGKVTYAVSQDYDSLLFGSPVLVRNLTVSGRRKTRGRTITVNPERIVLSSFLDRLGVTREQLVKIGILVGTDFNPGIRGVGGKTALKIVRNGEFESVIAEKQPDFNPAPIRDFFLNPPVTDDYTLEWRTPDVEGVVEMLCGRYDFSEERVRSALAKVSVKATQKTLDAWF, encoded by the coding sequence ATGGGCGTTGCTATCCGAGACATCCTGGCAGACTGTAAAGAAACGTTGACGTGGGACGATCTATCCGGCATCGCCGCATTGGACGCTCATAACGCACTTTACCAGTTCCTTTCCATCATCCGGCAGCCGGACGGCACACCGCTGATGAACGGTGCGGGCCGGATCACCTCGCACCTCTCCGGCATCCTCTTTCGGACGGTGAACTTCCTGGAAAAGGGCATCCGCCCGGTCTTTGTCTTCGACGGGAAGCCCCCGGAGTTCAAGCAGGAGACGATCAACGAGCGGCGCGAACATCGCGCCCGGGCCGACGAGGCCTGGAAGACGGCGCTCCGGGAAGGCGATATGGAGGAGGCCTACAAGCAGGCGAGCGCATCCGCCCGTATCGACAGCCACACCATCGCATCGTCCCGCGAACTCCTCGACCTGCTCGGCATCCCCTGGGTGCAGGCGCCGAGCGAGGGCGAAGCGCAGGCGGCTTACATGGCGCGGCAGGGGAAGGTCACCTACGCGGTCTCCCAGGACTACGACTCGCTTCTCTTCGGGTCCCCGGTGCTGGTCCGGAACCTCACCGTCAGCGGGCGGCGAAAGACCAGGGGACGGACGATCACGGTGAACCCCGAGAGGATCGTCCTCTCCTCCTTCCTCGACCGTCTCGGCGTCACGAGAGAGCAGCTCGTCAAGATCGGCATCCTGGTGGGCACGGACTTCAACCCGGGGATCCGGGGCGTCGGCGGCAAGACGGCCTTGAAGATCGTGCGGAACGGCGAGTTCGAGTCCGTGATCGCCGAGAAGCAGCCCGACTTCAACCCCGCCCCCATACGCGACTTCTTCCTCAACCCGCCGGTCACCGACGACTACACCCTCGAGTGGAGGACGCCGGACGTCGAGGGCGTCGTGGAGATGCTCTGTGGCCGCTACGACTTCTCCGAAGAGCGCGTCAGGAGCGCTCTCGCCAAGGTCTCGGTGAAGGCGACCCAGAAGACGCTGGATGCCTGGTTCTGA
- a CDS encoding DUF2193 domain-containing protein, protein MRELYEKMINEAMTAQRADVEMVKAKRGQKFVLADTKPYVDAVRKMTAIGDQSRAVIDLHKNSVISHAEVLQSLTTTVRPEDDPFVEHYQTPVVLEILKSQDEAFAKSVDAFTEAIAAAEARIGLEAVRRYGGFYGPTCVVDFALIPGSTSNVVNRVLQKTDIPVEHKQAILAAKSWGMNTSYGFGDTFAHALEEGATPGEATAKEVEIMQRIYRNPIEAQAELMDAAGMTSFDARKYMSEYRRRMEPTVRAAVDDGVHYANILTVPAYSVGDVAHHIAQSTFNMCKDDVVMAIIEAVTEVMESSLKNSLDAYKSYWDVLSLATGASAAATEYILELDALNAPMVVDLLTKRFHNYVLAYPARGAAAELHNCDFMDMIYRGWKLIDKARKGRNGADETLTPMVGKYPVDLSPIHANEVLMNPQWYAYPACAITVRFSALMRLADYPCLLTSEPVTATMMTNVIALEKATPAAPVRACKNCATTSLVDQRQHYCQWKEAV, encoded by the coding sequence ATGAGAGAACTCTACGAGAAGATGATCAACGAGGCCATGACCGCCCAGCGGGCGGACGTGGAGATGGTAAAAGCAAAACGCGGCCAGAAGTTCGTCCTCGCGGACACGAAACCCTACGTCGATGCCGTCCGGAAAATGACGGCGATCGGCGACCAGAGCCGGGCGGTCATCGACCTCCACAAGAACTCGGTGATCTCGCATGCCGAGGTCCTGCAAAGCCTCACGACGACCGTCCGCCCCGAAGACGATCCCTTCGTCGAGCATTACCAGACACCCGTGGTGCTCGAGATCCTCAAAAGCCAGGACGAGGCGTTCGCAAAGAGCGTCGACGCCTTCACGGAGGCAATCGCGGCTGCCGAGGCCAGGATCGGCCTTGAAGCGGTGCGGCGCTACGGCGGGTTCTACGGCCCCACCTGTGTCGTCGACTTCGCGCTGATCCCGGGCAGCACGAGCAACGTGGTGAACCGGGTGCTCCAGAAGACCGATATCCCGGTCGAACACAAGCAGGCGATCCTCGCCGCCAAATCGTGGGGGATGAACACCTCCTACGGGTTCGGGGACACCTTCGCCCACGCCCTCGAGGAAGGGGCCACCCCCGGCGAGGCGACGGCGAAAGAGGTCGAGATCATGCAGAGGATCTACCGCAACCCGATCGAGGCCCAGGCGGAACTGATGGATGCGGCGGGGATGACGTCCTTTGACGCGCGGAAGTACATGAGCGAGTACCGGCGGCGGATGGAGCCGACGGTTCGCGCCGCCGTCGACGACGGCGTCCACTACGCGAACATCCTGACTGTTCCCGCCTACAGCGTCGGCGACGTCGCGCACCACATCGCTCAGTCGACCTTCAACATGTGCAAGGACGACGTCGTCATGGCGATCATCGAGGCGGTTACGGAGGTGATGGAGTCGTCGCTTAAGAACTCGCTCGACGCCTACAAGAGTTACTGGGACGTCCTCTCGCTCGCGACCGGTGCATCCGCCGCCGCCACCGAGTACATCCTCGAACTCGACGCGCTCAACGCACCCATGGTCGTCGACCTCCTCACGAAGAGGTTCCACAACTACGTCCTCGCCTACCCGGCCCGGGGAGCCGCTGCGGAACTCCACAACTGCGACTTCATGGACATGATCTACCGCGGCTGGAAACTCATCGACAAGGCACGGAAGGGCCGGAACGGCGCCGACGAGACCCTGACCCCGATGGTCGGCAAGTACCCCGTCGACCTCTCACCCATCCACGCAAACGAGGTGCTGATGAACCCGCAATGGTACGCCTACCCGGCCTGCGCCATAACCGTCCGGTTCTCCGCCCTGATGCGCCTTGCCGACTACCCGTGTCTCCTGACGAGCGAGCCCGTGACCGCGACGATGATGACGAACGTCATCGCTCTCGAGAAGGCGACGCCCGCCGCTCCGGTTCGGGCCTGCAAGAACTGCGCCACGACGAGCCTTGTCGACCAGAGGCAGCACTACTGCCAGTGGAAAGAGGCGGTCTAG
- a CDS encoding DUF2180 family protein: MKCYYCALEGKDSEAVAICIVCGMGLCMEHAIRKDVDVWEGGYPLPSKRVKAPLPRILCPACYTALYQK, encoded by the coding sequence ATGAAGTGCTACTACTGCGCCCTTGAGGGGAAGGATAGCGAGGCGGTGGCGATCTGCATCGTCTGCGGGATGGGGCTCTGCATGGAGCACGCGATCAGAAAGGACGTCGACGTCTGGGAGGGCGGCTACCCGCTCCCCAGCAAGCGTGTGAAGGCTCCGCTGCCGCGGATCCTCTGTCCCGCGTGCTATACGGCCCTGTACCAGAAGTAG
- a CDS encoding MIP/aquaporin family protein, with protein sequence MTISLGKRCVAEAVGTFILVFFGAGAAVVTLMLAAGTTPATPFNIGIGALGGLGDWLAIGLAFGIAIAGSIYAFGRISGCHINPAVTIALFATRRLPGRDVVPYIAAQLIGAAAASLLFAWAVGPDAVTIGGLGATAPFVGIGYLQAIVIEAIGTFLLMLVIMGAAVDERATPGFAGLVVGLAVAGIITTIGNLTGASLNPARTFGPYLGDWLLAGQNLWEFFPIYIIGPIVGAVLAAFLYDYVCCE encoded by the coding sequence ATGACCATATCTCTTGGAAAACGATGCGTCGCCGAAGCCGTCGGGACGTTTATCCTGGTCTTCTTCGGTGCCGGCGCCGCGGTCGTCACGCTGATGCTCGCCGCGGGGACGACCCCGGCGACCCCCTTCAACATAGGGATCGGGGCGCTCGGGGGACTCGGCGACTGGCTCGCGATAGGGCTCGCCTTCGGCATCGCCATCGCCGGCTCGATCTACGCCTTCGGGCGAATATCGGGCTGCCACATCAACCCGGCGGTGACGATAGCCCTCTTTGCAACCCGCCGGCTCCCCGGCCGCGACGTCGTCCCGTACATCGCCGCGCAACTGATCGGCGCCGCGGCGGCAAGCCTGCTCTTCGCCTGGGCCGTCGGCCCGGACGCCGTAACCATCGGGGGCCTCGGGGCGACGGCACCTTTTGTCGGCATCGGCTACCTGCAGGCAATCGTCATCGAGGCGATCGGGACGTTCCTTCTGATGCTCGTCATCATGGGCGCCGCCGTTGACGAACGGGCCACGCCGGGCTTTGCCGGGCTTGTTGTGGGTCTCGCGGTCGCGGGGATCATCACGACGATCGGGAACCTGACCGGCGCGTCGCTGAACCCCGCCCGTACGTTCGGCCCCTACCTCGGGGACTGGCTTTTAGCAGGCCAGAACCTCTGGGAGTTCTTCCCCATCTACATCATCGGCCCCATCGTCGGTGCGGTGCTCGCCGCATTCCTCTACGACTACGTCTGCTGCGAATGA
- a CDS encoding thiamine pyrophosphate-binding protein: MTKITSEGGAMTVADVLVSELAAWGITLYFGIPGSSSLPLVDAVRRNPDAHYVVVRHEQTAALAASAYNKFTGKVAVCLTIAGPGATNLATGLYDAKEDRASVLSLNGQVQAQYAGPGGVQEIDQDAFFRPIAVFNNTVADPSTAVKLLTRALRYAIVGRGVAQLSLPNDIQREALEPAYCERETCLSSVTAAPTDEAVRAAAEAIDGAARPVILAGFGAMRAAGAVLDLAETIRAPIVTTFRAKGILPDENEWIAGVHGPLGTPHAERLVAESDVVIACGASFSDFTGIPGEKRAVHIDIDPLQLGKHPLAAGVYGDCAVAIPMIRERVRPREDTEVGAWLAGQKQEWLNQLDREADPEAVPIRPPYIMKVLSETLPEDAVISLDVGENQWWFGRNFRMKRQRFAMSGYLGTMGFGLPGAIAAKLAYPDATVVCITGDGGFSMVMADFVTAVKYDLPIVVAIMNNHELAMIREEQREANYPPYGTELTNPDFVAYAEACGGAGIRVARPQDLADAVLQAIRMNVPVVVDIETDPKRFE; encoded by the coding sequence ATGACGAAGATTACCTCTGAAGGGGGTGCCATGACCGTGGCCGACGTGCTGGTCTCGGAGCTCGCGGCCTGGGGGATCACCCTGTACTTCGGCATCCCCGGCTCATCGTCGCTCCCGCTCGTGGACGCGGTCAGGAGGAACCCGGATGCGCACTATGTCGTCGTCCGGCACGAGCAGACCGCGGCGCTCGCGGCCTCGGCCTACAACAAGTTCACGGGGAAAGTCGCCGTCTGCCTGACCATCGCCGGGCCGGGGGCGACGAACCTCGCCACCGGCCTGTATGACGCGAAGGAAGATCGGGCGAGCGTGCTCTCCCTGAACGGGCAGGTGCAGGCGCAGTACGCCGGCCCCGGCGGCGTCCAGGAGATCGACCAGGACGCGTTCTTCCGCCCGATAGCGGTCTTCAACAACACCGTCGCCGACCCGTCGACGGCGGTCAAACTCCTCACCCGGGCGCTCCGGTACGCGATCGTCGGCCGCGGCGTCGCCCAGTTGTCCCTCCCGAACGATATCCAGAGGGAGGCGCTCGAGCCTGCCTACTGCGAACGCGAGACCTGCCTCTCCTCGGTCACGGCGGCCCCGACCGACGAGGCTGTCCGGGCGGCGGCGGAGGCGATCGACGGCGCCGCACGGCCGGTCATCCTCGCGGGATTCGGCGCCATGCGTGCGGCGGGAGCGGTCCTCGATCTTGCAGAGACGATCCGGGCGCCTATCGTCACCACCTTCCGGGCGAAGGGCATCCTCCCCGACGAGAACGAGTGGATCGCCGGGGTGCACGGGCCGCTCGGGACGCCGCACGCCGAGAGGCTCGTCGCGGAGTCGGACGTCGTGATCGCCTGCGGGGCGAGTTTCTCCGACTTCACCGGGATCCCCGGTGAGAAGCGGGCCGTCCATATCGATATCGACCCACTCCAGCTCGGCAAACACCCGCTCGCGGCAGGGGTCTATGGCGACTGCGCCGTTGCCATACCGATGATTCGGGAACGGGTCAGGCCGCGGGAGGACACGGAGGTCGGGGCGTGGCTTGCCGGGCAGAAGCAGGAATGGCTCAACCAGCTCGACCGGGAGGCCGACCCGGAGGCGGTCCCCATCCGCCCGCCCTACATCATGAAAGTCCTCTCCGAGACCCTTCCGGAGGACGCGGTCATCTCCCTCGACGTCGGGGAGAACCAGTGGTGGTTCGGGAGGAACTTCCGGATGAAGCGGCAGCGGTTCGCGATGTCCGGCTACCTCGGGACGATGGGGTTCGGGCTCCCCGGGGCGATTGCGGCGAAACTCGCCTACCCCGATGCGACCGTCGTCTGCATCACCGGGGACGGGGGATTCTCGATGGTCATGGCCGACTTCGTCACGGCGGTCAAGTACGATCTCCCCATCGTCGTCGCGATCATGAACAACCACGAACTTGCCATGATCCGGGAGGAGCAGAGGGAGGCGAACTATCCGCCCTACGGCACCGAACTCACGAATCCGGACTTCGTGGCGTATGCGGAGGCCTGCGGCGGTGCCGGGATACGGGTGGCCCGGCCACAGGACCTTGCGGATGCGGTTCTCCAGGCTATCCGGATGAATGTGCCCGTCGTCGTCGATATCGAGACCGATCCGAAACGGTTCGAGTAA
- a CDS encoding rubredoxin, translating into MARWVCSVCDYEYVEEAGDPATAIPPGTLFEELPGDWRCPRCSVGKEAFVRAGEEEREINDEDYL; encoded by the coding sequence ATGGCACGATGGGTCTGCAGTGTCTGCGATTACGAGTATGTTGAGGAGGCAGGAGACCCGGCCACCGCGATACCGCCGGGAACGCTCTTCGAGGAGCTCCCCGGTGACTGGCGGTGTCCCCGCTGCAGCGTGGGAAAGGAAGCGTTCGTGCGAGCCGGCGAAGAAGAGAGGGAGATAAATGACGAAGATTACCTCTGA